A window of Steroidobacteraceae bacterium genomic DNA:
AGCGACAGCGGGCATTGAACGATCAAACAGGCCCTTTTTCTTGTCAATTCAAGGCCTTGTTGTATAAATAGAACGAACGCGACCGATTGGTCCACTAGAGCTACATGCCCAAAGCCAAGAAGAAGACCCCCAAGCCCCGAGGACGGCGCCCCGCCGCCACCCAGCCCACAGCAAGGACCGCTACCCCGCCCATGTTCGAGCAGGTTTTTCGCAGCGTCGACGATGCGCTCCGGAAGGAAGCTGGCTGCACTACCGAGCTCGACTACACCGAGCAAACCTCCTGGCTGCTGTTCCTCAAGTACCTGGATGCGCTGGAGGAGGACAAGGCTGCGGAGGCAGCACTTCAGAGCAAGAAATACACATACATCCTGGACCCCAACTTCCGCTGGGCGAGCTGGGCGGCGCCAAAGGGGAAGGACGGGAAGATCAACCACAACGTCGCACTGACTGGCGACGACCTCCGGGACTTTGTCGACAAGAAGCTCTTTCCGTACCTGCAGGGCTTCAAGCAGAAGGCGATTGGACCGAACACGATCGAATACAAGATCGGCGAAGTCTTCGGCGAGATCAAGAACAAGATCACCAGCGGATACAACCTCCGCGAGATCATTGACCAGATCGATGAACTCCATTTCCGCTCGCAGAAGGAGAAGCACGAGCTCTCCCATCTCTACGAGGCGAAGATTCGGAACATGGGGAACGCCGGGCGAAATGGCGGGGAGTACTACACCCCTCGCCCGCTCATTCGCGCCATGGTCAGGGTCACCGCTCCCAAGATCGGCGAGCGCATCTACGACGGCGCAGTCGGATCCGCGGGCTTCCTGTGTGAGGCCTTCGAGTACCTCAAGGCGAAGCCTGGTCTACGGACGAAGGACCTGGAAACGCTCCAGACCAAGACCTTCTATGGAAAGGAGAAGAAGCCCCTCGCGTACGTGATCGCGATCATGAACATGATCCTGCACGGCATCGAGGCACCGAACATCATCCACACCAATACGTTGACGGAGAACTTGGCGGATGTGCAGGAGAAGGATCGTTACGACGTGATTCTTGCCAATCCGCCGTTCGGCGGAAAGGAGCGTACGGAAGTTCAACAAAACTTCCCGATAAGAACTGCCGCCACAGAACTCCTCTTCCTTCAGCATTTCATTCGGCTACTGAAAGCAGGAGGTCGCGCTGCGATCGTCATCAAAAACACATTTCTCTCTAACACCGACAACGCGTCAATCAGTCTTCGCAAACTCATGCTGGAGAGCTGCAATCTCCACACAGTTCTAGATTGCCCTGGTGGCACGTTCCAGGGTGCTGGAGTAAAGACCGTCGTACTGTTCTTCGAGAAGGGCGCTCCCACACGTGAGACCTGGTACTACCAACTTGACCCAGGTCGAAATTTTGGAAAGACCAATCCGCTGAACGATGGCGACCTGGCAGAGTTTGTGACCCTTCAGAAGACTTTCGCTGATTCGCAGAAGAGTTGGAGTGTCGCCTCGAAGACGCTTGATACTGATACGTTCGATCTTTCCGTAAAGAATCCTAACGGCGGCGAGACAGCCTCCCATCGCAGTCCAGCTGACATTCTTGGCGAGATCACCGCGCTAGATGCGGAAAGCGCAGCCGTGTTGGAACGCATCAAGATCAGTCTATGAACACATCGTGGAACATCACTCCTATGGGCACACTATGCTCAATCTCCAGCGGTGAGTCCGACACGAAGGACGCTATCCCTGACGGCCCCTTCGCATTTTTCGACCGCTCGAAGACCGTCAAGCGAAGTGGACGTTTTCTCTATGACTGCGAAGCTCTAATCATCCCAGGAGAAGGAAAGGAGTTCTTACCGAGACACTTTAGGGGGAAGTTTGATCTACACCAACGCGCCTATGCACTCTTTGATTTCTCTCCTGATATCGACGTGCGATTTCTCTTCTATTTTCTACACTACCGCGCAGACTATTTCCCTAGCGTGGCTGTGGGCGCCACCGTAAAGTCGCTGCGCCGGCGTCATTTCGAACAATTGCCGATAGCGTTTCCTTCAATCACTGAGCAGAAGCGGATTGCTCGCATGCTCGATAACGCATTTGACGGCATTGCTACCGCCAAGGCCAATTCCGAGAGGAACCTTAAGAACGCCAACGCTCTGTTCGATAGCCATCTGCAATCCGTTTTCACTTCCCGTGGTAGCGATTGGAAACGAGAGCCCCTTGCGACGTTATGCGAGGCCCCGCGGGTTATCACGTACGGGGTTATCAAACTCGGCGAAGAAACACCGGGCGGCGTGCCATGCCTTCGCACTAGCAATGTGCGGTGGCTGCACATCGACACAAATGGCGTAAAACACATCACGAGCGACCTATCGAAGGAATACTCCCGGACGATCCTCAAAGGAGGTGAAGTATTGGTGAATGTTCGCGGTACGCTCGGAGGTGTCGCGGTTGCTGGACCAGAAATGGTCGGATGGAATGTGTCGCGTGAAGTGGCAGTCGTTCCGATCGACTCGGAGCGGATAGACCCTAGGTTTGTTAGCTACTTGATCGGTTCTCGGGAAACGCAAGAGTGGCTCGGTGGTGTCAAGAAGGGTGCTGCATATGTAGGCATCAACATCGAAGATCTACGTCTCCTACCGGTGGGAGTACCTGGCCTTGCGGAGCAGCGTGAAATTGTAACCACACTCGAATCATTTCAAAGCACGACCACCATTCTCGAAGGCATTTACGAACGCAAACTCGACGCCCTCGAAGCGTTGAAGAAGTCTCTGCTCCACGAGGCGTTTACGGGCCAACTCACCAAAGCGGCATGAACGAAGCAGAGACCAGAGCGGAGCACATTGACCCAGCGCTGAAGGCGGCAGGCTGGGGTGTTGTCGAGGGAAGCCGCATCCGCCGCGAGTTTCCGATCACGCTTGGTCGAATAGAAGGCCGCGGGCGGCGTGGAAAGCCACTCACTGCTGATTACGTCTTGGAGTACCGCAACACGAAGCTGGCGGTCGTTGAGGCGAAGGCTTGGGATGAGGAAGTATCAGAAGGAATTGGACAGGCCAAGAACTACGCTGCCAAGCTCTCCATCCGGTACACCTACTCGTCAAATGGCCGTGGCATCTACGCCGTGGACATGGCGACAGGGAAGGAGGGGGACGCGGATCGATACCCGACTCCCGACGAGCTTTGGGATCGGACGTTCTCCAACCGAAGCTCCTGGCGCGAGCGCTTCGCGGCCGTTCCTTTCCCGGACAAGAGCGGAACATGGCAGATTCGGTTCTACCAGGAAACGGCGGTTACCCGAGTCTTGGAGGCAATCATCGCCGGCAAGGACCGCATCCTGCTGACGCTTGCCACGGGCACGGGCAAGACCTCCATCGCCTTTCAGATTGCCTGGAAGCTCTTCTCCGCGCGCTGGAACCTCACAGACTGCGAGGTCGACGGGGAGCCAACGCGACGCCCGAGAATCCTGTTCCTGGCCGACCGCAATACTCTGGCCGATCAGGCATATAACGATTTCACGGCATTCGCCGCCTTCAGCGACGACGCGCTAGTCCGAATCGAGCCCGACTCCATCCGAAAGAAGGGGCGGGTTCCCACGAATGGGAGCGTGTTCTTCACCATCTTCCAGACGTTCATGAGCGGACCACCAAAGGACGGGAAGCCATCGCCCTACTTCGGCGATTACCCGCCAGACTTCTTCGACTTCATCGTCATCGATGAGTGCCACCGCGGAGGCGCCAGCGACGAGAGTACGTGGCGCGACATTCTCGAATACTTTTCTCCTGCGGTTCAGCTTGGGCTCACTGCGACACCCAAGCGCCGGGACAACGTGGATACGTACAAGTACTTCGGCGACCCAGTGTTGGTGTACTCCCTCAAGGAGGGCATCAACGACGGTTTCCTCACACCTTTCAAGGTGAAGCAGATTTCGACAACTCTCGACGAGTACGTCTACACACCGGATGACCAAGTGGTCGAGGGAGAAGTTGAGCAAGGAAAGCGATACACAGAAGCCGACTTCAACAAGATCATCGAGATCAAGGAGCGCGAAGCCCAGCGCGTGAAGATCTTCATGGATCAGATCAACCAGAACGAGAAGACGCTGGTCTTCTGCGCCACCCAGACGCATGCCCTAGCCGTCCGAGATCTGATCAACCAGATGAAGAAGAGCAAAGACCCCAACTACTGCCACCGGGTCACAGCTGACGACGGCGCGCTAGGTGATCAGCATCTCCGCGACTTCCAGGACAACGAGAAGACCATCCCAACGATTCTGACGACCTCCCAGAAGCTCTCGACCGGCGTCGACGCCAGGAACATACGCAATATCGTCCTCATGCGACCGGTCAACTCGATAATCGAATTCAAGCAGATCATTGGGCGTGGAACTCGCCTCTATGACGGCAAGGACTACTTCACGATCTATGACTTCGTGAAGGCGCACCAGCACTTCAGCGATCCCGAGTGGGATGGCGAACCCATCGCACCCGAGGAGCCCGGCAACCCGCCACCACCTCCTGGCACAGATGGTCCCGAGGGGGAACCGCCTATGCCCGAGCCGACGCCGCGACCACGCAAAGCGAAGATTCGCCTCGCGGACGGCAAGGCCAGGAACATCCAGCACATGATGGTCACATCATTCTGGCACCCAGACGGGACACCCATGTCGGCCCAGCAGTTCTTGGAGATGCTATTCGGAAAACTCCCGGAGTTCTTTAAGGATGAGGCCGAGCTCCGCACCCTCTGGAGCGATCCTGATACCCGCGCGAAACTTCTGCAGGGTCTCGCGGACAAGGGCTTCGGCAGGGAACAGCTGGTCGAGATGCAGAAAATCATCGACGCCGAGAACAGCGACCTGTTCGATGTTCTTGCTCACGTCGCCTTTGCTGTCCCCACAGAGAGCAGGTCAGAACGAGCCGCCAAGGCCCGGCCTTACATCGCCGGCAGCTTCAACTACAAACAACAGATCTTTCTTGAGTTTGTCCTGTCCCACTACGTATCCGACGGGGTCGAAGAACTCGACCGTGCCAAACTGACGCCCCTGCTTCGCCTCAAATACCGCGACTCTATCGCCGACGCGATGGCAGATCTTGGAAAGCCAGAAGATATTTCCAGAGTTTTCACGGGCTTTCAGAGGTTTCTCTACAGCACTCCGGCACAGATATCGAAATAGCCGGTCGCCATGCAGATCAAGAGCATCAGCCGCATACGACAGCACAGGATATTCCAGGATTTTACCTGGCCCGTGTCGTTACCTCTGTTTGCGCGGCTCAATCTGATCTATGGTTGGAACGGCTCTGGGAAGTCGACTCTCTCCAACCTCTTCCGCTGTCTCGAACAGCGCTCTCCCATCGCGGATGGGGACGTTACATTCAACATTGACGGGACGTCTCTGCGCGGCGTTGACGTAGGCCCGGCAGCTGCGATCCCAAAGGTCCGGGTATTCAATAGAGCGTTTGTAGAAGACAATGTCTTTTCTGCAGGAGGGGTTCGCCCAATCTTCTACATAGGCAAAGAAAGCAAGGAGAAGCAGCAGGAGGTCTTGACTCTCAACGCACGACTCGCTGGTCCCGGTGGACTAGTTGAAACATCCAGAAAGGCTTCCGATGCGACTCGGTCTGCTGATCGTGACCTCGACTCGTTTTGTCAGACTCAGGCACAGAAGATCAAGGAAACACTTCGTTCGCCCGGGTCTGACAATCTGTACAACAACTTCAACAAGGCGAACTACCGCACAGAAGCGGAGGCGATGACCCTTTTAGATGCGGCTTCCGTCGCGTCGCACTGTCTTTCCGAGAAGCAGAAGAACGCGCACACAGCAAAGATAAAGGCCACCCGACGAGAGCCTATCGTTTGGACACCGCCTACTCTGCAGGACCCAGAGAAGGACAAATCATCGGTCGAAGCCCTACTTGCCAGAAAGGTCACGTCCGCAGCCATTCCAGCCATAGCTGCAGACCCACAACTGGAGACATGGGTACGAGAAGGACTGCCACTCCACAACGTCCCAAGGACTTCCGGTACAACTCCCAGCGATGCTTGCCGGTTTTGTGGTGAGCCGCTCACTTCCAAGCGGGTTGCTGAACTCGAAGGCCATTTCAATCAAGAGTACGAACGACTCGCTAGCGATATAGAGAATGCAGTCAACTCCATCCGCGACGCCAAGAAGCAGCTGGAGGCCGTCTCCATCCCAGTACCGTCTGAGATCGGCGAGCACCTACAAGCAGACTTCAAAGCACACCGGACCGCAACTCTAAAGGAACTCCAGGCTGCCATTGCGCTCTTGGATGCCCTCCTCAAGGCACTGGCCGCAAAGAACAAGAAGCCGTTTGTCGCGCTGACTCTATCTAGCTACACGGAGCATCTGGAACCCCACCATTTCTCGAAGATCGCTGAACTGATAGGGGCCATCACGGCAGCAGTTGAGACTAACAACAACGAGTGCGCGGCTTTCGACGCCATCGTCAAGGAATCGCGAGAGGCTCTGGCACAAAGTGCGATCGCAGAGTCGCTTCAGGATTTTAGTGCCAAGACCA
This region includes:
- a CDS encoding restriction endonuclease subunit S, whose amino-acid sequence is MNTSWNITPMGTLCSISSGESDTKDAIPDGPFAFFDRSKTVKRSGRFLYDCEALIIPGEGKEFLPRHFRGKFDLHQRAYALFDFSPDIDVRFLFYFLHYRADYFPSVAVGATVKSLRRRHFEQLPIAFPSITEQKRIARMLDNAFDGIATAKANSERNLKNANALFDSHLQSVFTSRGSDWKREPLATLCEAPRVITYGVIKLGEETPGGVPCLRTSNVRWLHIDTNGVKHITSDLSKEYSRTILKGGEVLVNVRGTLGGVAVAGPEMVGWNVSREVAVVPIDSERIDPRFVSYLIGSRETQEWLGGVKKGAAYVGINIEDLRLLPVGVPGLAEQREIVTTLESFQSTTTILEGIYERKLDALEALKKSLLHEAFTGQLTKAA
- a CDS encoding DEAD/DEAH box helicase family protein, producing the protein MNEAETRAEHIDPALKAAGWGVVEGSRIRREFPITLGRIEGRGRRGKPLTADYVLEYRNTKLAVVEAKAWDEEVSEGIGQAKNYAAKLSIRYTYSSNGRGIYAVDMATGKEGDADRYPTPDELWDRTFSNRSSWRERFAAVPFPDKSGTWQIRFYQETAVTRVLEAIIAGKDRILLTLATGTGKTSIAFQIAWKLFSARWNLTDCEVDGEPTRRPRILFLADRNTLADQAYNDFTAFAAFSDDALVRIEPDSIRKKGRVPTNGSVFFTIFQTFMSGPPKDGKPSPYFGDYPPDFFDFIVIDECHRGGASDESTWRDILEYFSPAVQLGLTATPKRRDNVDTYKYFGDPVLVYSLKEGINDGFLTPFKVKQISTTLDEYVYTPDDQVVEGEVEQGKRYTEADFNKIIEIKEREAQRVKIFMDQINQNEKTLVFCATQTHALAVRDLINQMKKSKDPNYCHRVTADDGALGDQHLRDFQDNEKTIPTILTTSQKLSTGVDARNIRNIVLMRPVNSIIEFKQIIGRGTRLYDGKDYFTIYDFVKAHQHFSDPEWDGEPIAPEEPGNPPPPPGTDGPEGEPPMPEPTPRPRKAKIRLADGKARNIQHMMVTSFWHPDGTPMSAQQFLEMLFGKLPEFFKDEAELRTLWSDPDTRAKLLQGLADKGFGREQLVEMQKIIDAENSDLFDVLAHVAFAVPTESRSERAAKARPYIAGSFNYKQQIFLEFVLSHYVSDGVEELDRAKLTPLLRLKYRDSIADAMADLGKPEDISRVFTGFQRFLYSTPAQISK
- a CDS encoding N-6 DNA methylase, which translates into the protein MPKAKKKTPKPRGRRPAATQPTARTATPPMFEQVFRSVDDALRKEAGCTTELDYTEQTSWLLFLKYLDALEEDKAAEAALQSKKYTYILDPNFRWASWAAPKGKDGKINHNVALTGDDLRDFVDKKLFPYLQGFKQKAIGPNTIEYKIGEVFGEIKNKITSGYNLREIIDQIDELHFRSQKEKHELSHLYEAKIRNMGNAGRNGGEYYTPRPLIRAMVRVTAPKIGERIYDGAVGSAGFLCEAFEYLKAKPGLRTKDLETLQTKTFYGKEKKPLAYVIAIMNMILHGIEAPNIIHTNTLTENLADVQEKDRYDVILANPPFGGKERTEVQQNFPIRTAATELLFLQHFIRLLKAGGRAAIVIKNTFLSNTDNASISLRKLMLESCNLHTVLDCPGGTFQGAGVKTVVLFFEKGAPTRETWYYQLDPGRNFGKTNPLNDGDLAEFVTLQKTFADSQKSWSVASKTLDTDTFDLSVKNPNGGETASHRSPADILGEITALDAESAAVLERIKISL
- a CDS encoding AAA family ATPase, which produces MQIKSISRIRQHRIFQDFTWPVSLPLFARLNLIYGWNGSGKSTLSNLFRCLEQRSPIADGDVTFNIDGTSLRGVDVGPAAAIPKVRVFNRAFVEDNVFSAGGVRPIFYIGKESKEKQQEVLTLNARLAGPGGLVETSRKASDATRSADRDLDSFCQTQAQKIKETLRSPGSDNLYNNFNKANYRTEAEAMTLLDAASVASHCLSEKQKNAHTAKIKATRREPIVWTPPTLQDPEKDKSSVEALLARKVTSAAIPAIAADPQLETWVREGLPLHNVPRTSGTTPSDACRFCGEPLTSKRVAELEGHFNQEYERLASDIENAVNSIRDAKKQLEAVSIPVPSEIGEHLQADFKAHRTATLKELQAAIALLDALLKALAAKNKKPFVALTLSSYTEHLEPHHFSKIAELIGAITAAVETNNNECAAFDAIVKESREALAQSAIAESLQDFSAKTKTLAEASATETSTNDQIAETRARIAELERVIVEHHQAAEELNDELSRYLGRKELTFSVQGTGYAITRGGVTAANLSEGEKTAIAFLYFLKSLGDRSFDLTNDVVVIDDPVSSLDANSLFCAFGYLKERTKDAGQLFILTHSFPLFCQIRNWFGHENGGRKKKVPPVAHFYMLDCEHTATGRNSRIAPLDDLLEQFDSEYHYLFKKVQDGSALAAGAPLETYYSLPNIARRLLESFLSFRFPAETGGLYQRMSRLTCEPAVRSRVLRFVHTYSHEGVVGEEHDPTLLAETPGVLRDVLSLIEEEDPTHFKGMVDAVA